A stretch of the Candidatus Thermoplasmatota archaeon genome encodes the following:
- a CDS encoding glycosyltransferase family 4 protein, producing MRVALLSPYPPTPEEPGDPSGLAGGVEASLAGSAAALAKRGHDVTLWTTARRPYTARTPEGVRVEAVRRFASAFRAPLSSLAWARLDADVVHVPATYPTMSDLVPLLSRVRGGPPVVVDYHFDVAPTSTAMALATNVYGSTLGRAMAAARLVVHRSPEPPAGLGRLVSRVPTVHVPNGVDVARFRPASRREGYVLFVGRLVPYKGVSVLLSAMRRVQARRPAPLVVAGDGPLRDGLEDLARNLGVDATFLGRVDDETLATLYAKAAVTVLPSVNTQEAFGVALLESLASGTPVVASDLPGVRHVASLGGLVARPGDAQDLAGRIVDVLEGRAALPSANDLRRAVARRYAWPVVAKGLEEAYRAATEPAP from the coding sequence GTGCGCGTCGCGCTCCTCAGTCCCTACCCGCCGACGCCCGAGGAACCCGGCGACCCGTCGGGCCTCGCGGGCGGCGTCGAGGCGAGCCTCGCCGGAAGCGCCGCGGCGCTCGCGAAGCGGGGCCACGACGTCACCCTGTGGACGACCGCCCGCCGACCCTACACGGCCCGGACCCCCGAGGGCGTCCGCGTCGAAGCCGTGCGCCGCTTCGCGAGCGCGTTCCGCGCCCCGCTCTCGTCGCTCGCGTGGGCGCGCCTCGACGCCGACGTCGTGCACGTCCCTGCGACGTATCCGACGATGTCGGACCTCGTCCCGCTCCTTTCACGCGTGCGCGGCGGACCCCCCGTCGTCGTGGACTACCATTTCGACGTCGCGCCCACCTCGACCGCGATGGCGCTCGCGACGAACGTCTACGGCTCGACGCTCGGCCGCGCGATGGCCGCCGCGCGTCTCGTCGTGCACCGCTCGCCGGAGCCGCCCGCGGGCCTTGGTCGACTCGTGTCGCGCGTCCCGACGGTCCACGTCCCGAACGGCGTCGACGTCGCGCGGTTCCGCCCCGCCTCGCGGCGCGAGGGCTACGTGCTCTTCGTCGGCCGCCTCGTCCCGTACAAGGGCGTGAGCGTCCTCCTGTCCGCGATGCGCCGCGTCCAGGCGCGCCGCCCCGCGCCGCTCGTCGTCGCGGGCGACGGGCCGCTGCGCGACGGGCTCGAGGATCTCGCTCGGAACCTTGGCGTGGACGCGACGTTCCTGGGTCGCGTCGACGACGAAACGCTTGCAACGCTCTATGCGAAGGCCGCCGTCACGGTGCTGCCGAGCGTGAACACGCAGGAGGCCTTCGGCGTCGCGCTTCTCGAATCGCTCGCCTCAGGCACACCCGTCGTCGCGTCGGACCTGCCGGGCGTCCGCCACGTCGCGTCGCTCGGAGGCCTCGTCGCCCGACCCGGGGACGCCCAGGACCTCGCGGGCCGCATCGTCGACGTGCTCGAGGGGCGCGCGGCGCTCCCGTCCGCGAACGACCTGCGCCGCGCCGTCGCTCGCCGCTACGCGTGGCCGGTCGTCGCGAAGGGGCTCGAGGAGGCCTATCGAGCGGCGACGGAGCCCGCGCCATGA
- a CDS encoding Sir2 family NAD-dependent protein deacetylase, whose protein sequence is MDDAIRALARAERVLAFTGAGVSTASGIPDFRGPDGLWKRFDPAEFEYDRLVADPSRFWTLRAKLEAALNLEAARPNAAHRALAAAEGSGRLVGVVTQNVDGLHLAAGTSPERLVELHGAAREVQCLVCRARHPVAVAREDLARGRVPPRCPACGGALKPGVTLFGETLDAAAWARADAFARRADIVLVVGSSLGVYPAALVPRRVVEAGGGLVIVNREPTPFDDDADALVREDVATALPRLMAGAGLVR, encoded by the coding sequence GTGGACGACGCCATCCGCGCCCTCGCGCGCGCCGAGCGCGTCCTCGCCTTCACGGGCGCGGGCGTCTCGACGGCCTCGGGCATCCCGGACTTCCGTGGCCCCGACGGGCTCTGGAAGCGCTTCGACCCCGCCGAGTTCGAGTACGACCGCCTCGTCGCGGATCCTTCTCGGTTCTGGACGCTTCGCGCCAAGCTCGAGGCCGCGCTCAATCTCGAGGCTGCCCGGCCGAATGCCGCGCACCGCGCCCTCGCGGCAGCCGAAGGGTCGGGTCGCCTCGTGGGCGTCGTCACGCAGAACGTGGACGGCCTCCATCTCGCGGCGGGCACCTCGCCCGAGCGGCTCGTGGAGCTGCACGGCGCGGCGCGGGAGGTGCAATGCCTCGTCTGCCGCGCGCGGCATCCCGTCGCGGTCGCGCGCGAGGACCTCGCAAGGGGCCGCGTCCCGCCGCGGTGCCCCGCTTGCGGCGGCGCGCTCAAGCCCGGCGTCACGCTCTTCGGCGAGACGCTCGACGCGGCCGCGTGGGCGCGCGCCGACGCCTTCGCGCGACGCGCCGACATCGTTCTCGTCGTGGGTTCGAGCCTCGGCGTGTATCCCGCCGCGCTCGTCCCGCGCCGCGTCGTCGAGGCGGGCGGCGGGCTCGTCATCGTGAATCGCGAGCCGACGCCGTTCGACGACGACGCGGACGCCCTGGTCCGCGAGGACGTCGCGACGGCCTTGCCGCGGCTCATGGCGGGCGCGGGTCTCGTCCGGTAG
- a CDS encoding fibronectin type III domain-containing protein, translating into MTNQPRRRILTVGVALLLIGVSLAAIAYPDAVARLIENVVAGALKAWNALVGTVAGGATFVGTASPDDEAGPGPAPPAARVPKGPVGSTSPDGVSGEGDDGADDASDATPPVAPSRGARTQASSENAFETGGASPSVGIGEEGDFVDETVLPTPPGAPQNLLAVPGPEPGSMDLTWDAVEGATGYRVYRGVRADALMLIAFTADLRYEDRGLAPGASYYYAVSAVTGGLEGPRALSSPSVAQPSGSSALPTPELPTLALGLAGLAIVGVAARRRP; encoded by the coding sequence ATGACGAACCAGCCCCGCCGTCGTATCCTGACGGTCGGCGTCGCCCTCCTTCTCATCGGCGTCTCGCTTGCGGCCATCGCCTATCCGGACGCGGTCGCCCGTCTGATCGAAAACGTGGTCGCCGGGGCCCTCAAGGCCTGGAACGCCCTCGTCGGCACCGTCGCGGGCGGCGCGACCTTCGTCGGGACCGCGTCACCCGACGACGAGGCCGGCCCAGGGCCCGCGCCTCCCGCCGCGCGCGTCCCGAAAGGCCCCGTCGGCTCGACCTCTCCGGACGGCGTTTCCGGGGAGGGCGACGACGGCGCCGACGACGCGTCGGATGCGACGCCCCCGGTTGCGCCCTCGCGCGGAGCGCGAACGCAGGCCTCCTCCGAGAATGCGTTTGAAACCGGCGGCGCTTCGCCCTCGGTCGGGATCGGCGAGGAGGGCGATTTCGTCGATGAGACCGTCCTGCCGACCCCGCCGGGCGCGCCCCAGAACCTGCTTGCGGTGCCTGGCCCCGAACCGGGCTCGATGGACCTGACGTGGGACGCCGTCGAGGGGGCGACGGGATACCGCGTCTACCGGGGCGTTCGCGCGGATGCGCTGATGCTGATCGCGTTCACGGCGGATCTCCGCTACGAAGACCGGGGCCTTGCGCCCGGCGCCAGCTACTACTACGCGGTCTCGGCCGTCACCGGTGGCCTCGAGGGACCGCGGGCCTTGTCGTCGCCTTCCGTTGCGCAACCGTCCGGAAGCTCCGCGCTCCCGACGCCCGAGCTCCCGACGCTCGCGCTCGGGCTCGCGGGGCTCGCGATCGTGGGTGTCGCCGCGCGGCGCCGCCCGTGA
- a CDS encoding heparan-alpha-glucosaminide N-acetyltransferase domain-containing protein — MATLVAARPQSAPRAAPGRLEGIDLLRGLVMVVMALDHARAFFTFARFNPLDHAVTTPEYYITRWITHFAAPVFVFFAGTAAFLSGSRGRVDLPRFLWTRGLWLVVVEMTFVHVGWFLDLNFGTIIAQVIWAIGWSMVALSFLVRFGPGVVGAIGLAILALHNLADPLVPAHFGPFDWLWKMLHERGAVEPVPGLLIRPGYPVLPWFGVMAAGYGLGRLFTGDRAMRDRALVAIGLSAVALFLVLRASQVYGDPGGWSDQGDPVRTAMDFMNVQKYPPSLLFLLATLGPALAILPALDRAKGAWSRIFVTFGRVPLFYYVLHLWILRLLVPVFAVVVGHDWRPLVGVFFAALPPTWGFDLPVVYAVWIGVVLLLYPLCAWFADVKRRRKDWWLSYL; from the coding sequence GTGGCGACCCTCGTAGCTGCCCGTCCGCAAAGCGCGCCTCGGGCCGCCCCCGGCCGTCTTGAGGGCATCGACCTCCTGCGAGGCCTCGTCATGGTCGTGATGGCGCTCGACCACGCCCGCGCATTCTTCACCTTCGCGCGATTCAATCCGCTCGATCACGCGGTCACGACGCCCGAGTACTACATCACGCGCTGGATCACCCACTTCGCCGCGCCGGTCTTCGTCTTCTTCGCGGGGACGGCGGCGTTCCTCTCCGGATCGCGGGGGCGCGTGGACCTCCCGCGGTTCCTGTGGACGCGCGGACTGTGGCTCGTCGTCGTCGAGATGACGTTCGTGCACGTCGGCTGGTTCCTCGACCTCAACTTCGGCACGATCATCGCGCAGGTCATCTGGGCGATCGGGTGGTCGATGGTCGCGCTCTCGTTCCTCGTGCGCTTCGGGCCCGGCGTCGTCGGCGCGATCGGCCTCGCAATCCTCGCCCTCCACAACCTCGCCGACCCGCTCGTTCCCGCCCATTTCGGGCCGTTCGACTGGCTGTGGAAGATGCTCCACGAGCGCGGCGCGGTCGAGCCCGTCCCCGGGCTCCTCATCCGCCCCGGCTATCCCGTGCTCCCCTGGTTCGGCGTAATGGCCGCGGGATACGGCCTGGGCCGCCTCTTCACGGGGGACCGCGCGATGCGCGACCGGGCGCTCGTCGCGATCGGGCTCTCGGCCGTCGCGCTCTTCCTCGTCCTGCGCGCCTCGCAGGTCTACGGCGACCCGGGCGGCTGGAGCGACCAGGGCGACCCCGTCCGCACGGCGATGGACTTCATGAACGTGCAGAAGTACCCGCCCTCGCTCCTCTTCCTCCTCGCGACGCTCGGGCCTGCCCTCGCGATCCTTCCTGCCCTCGACCGCGCGAAAGGCGCGTGGAGCCGGATCTTCGTCACCTTCGGACGCGTCCCCCTCTTCTACTACGTGCTCCATCTGTGGATCCTCCGGCTCCTCGTCCCGGTCTTCGCCGTCGTGGTCGGCCACGACTGGCGGCCTCTCGTGGGCGTCTTCTTCGCAGCGCTCCCGCCCACCTGGGGTTTCGACCTGCCCGTCGTCTACGCCGTCTGGATCGGCGTCGTGCTCCTCCTCTATCCCCTGTGCGCGTGGTTTGCGGACGTGAAGCGCCGTCGCAAGGACTGGTGGCTGAGCTACCTGTGA
- a CDS encoding heparan-alpha-glucosaminide N-acetyltransferase domain-containing protein, whose translation MATVLAERTVENAASTAGRLESIDLLRGVVMVLMAIDHVRVYFTIARFDPVSWADSTPEYFVTRWITHFVAPTFVLLAGTAAFLYGRRSEAALPRFLWTRGLWLVAVEMTFVHFGWTYDLNFGVMAAQVIWAIGWSMVALSFLVRLGPVATGAIGLGIVALHNLADPLVPSDFGSLGPLWVLLHEGGVIPLGPGAMILAFYPVLPWIGVIAAGYGFGQVFLWDGERRARVLPIVGLGMVALFFVLRGAQVYGDADGWADRGDLARTAMDFMAVTKYPPSFLFILATLGPVVAALPLLERAKGRAAAFFVTLGRVPLFYYVVHLILIHGLAIVFANLSGFTGLRVVSIPQFTFPEGYGWDLPVVYLVTAGVVLLLYPFCAWFADLKRRRRDWWLSYL comes from the coding sequence ATGGCGACAGTCCTCGCGGAGCGGACGGTGGAGAACGCCGCTTCGACCGCGGGGCGGCTCGAGAGCATCGATCTCCTGCGCGGCGTCGTCATGGTGCTCATGGCGATCGACCACGTCCGCGTCTATTTCACGATCGCGCGCTTCGACCCCGTGAGCTGGGCCGACTCGACGCCCGAGTACTTCGTGACGCGGTGGATCACCCACTTCGTCGCGCCCACGTTCGTGCTCCTCGCCGGCACGGCCGCGTTCCTCTACGGACGCAGGAGCGAGGCCGCGCTTCCGCGATTCCTCTGGACCCGCGGTCTCTGGCTCGTCGCCGTGGAGATGACCTTCGTCCACTTCGGATGGACCTACGACCTGAACTTCGGCGTGATGGCCGCCCAGGTGATCTGGGCGATCGGGTGGTCCATGGTCGCGCTCTCCTTCCTCGTGCGCCTCGGCCCGGTCGCGACGGGCGCGATCGGCCTCGGCATCGTCGCGCTCCACAACCTCGCGGACCCCCTCGTGCCGTCCGACTTCGGTTCGCTCGGCCCGCTCTGGGTCCTCCTCCATGAGGGCGGCGTGATCCCGCTCGGGCCCGGCGCGATGATCCTCGCGTTCTACCCGGTCCTCCCGTGGATCGGCGTCATCGCCGCGGGATACGGCTTCGGCCAGGTCTTCCTGTGGGACGGCGAACGCCGCGCGCGCGTCCTTCCCATCGTCGGCCTCGGCATGGTCGCGCTCTTCTTCGTGCTGCGCGGCGCGCAGGTCTACGGCGATGCGGACGGTTGGGCCGACCGCGGCGACCTCGCCCGCACCGCGATGGATTTCATGGCCGTCACGAAGTATCCGCCCTCCTTCCTTTTCATCCTCGCCACGCTGGGGCCCGTCGTCGCGGCGCTGCCGCTCCTCGAGCGCGCGAAGGGGCGCGCGGCGGCGTTTTTCGTGACCCTGGGACGCGTGCCCCTGTTCTATTACGTCGTGCACCTGATCCTCATCCACGGTCTCGCGATCGTGTTCGCGAACCTCAGCGGGTTCACGGGGCTGCGGGTCGTCTCGATCCCGCAGTTCACGTTCCCGGAAGGGTACGGTTGGGACCTGCCGGTGGTCTATCTCGTCACTGCCGGCGTGGTCCTGCTGCTCTACCCGTTCTGCGCCTGGTTCGCGGACCTCAAGCGTCGCCGCCGGGACTGGTGGCTGAGCTACCTCTGA
- a CDS encoding glycosyltransferase family 4 protein, with product MRIVLATPWWPPEGGGLENYARGIARGLVARGHDVRVVAATREDPDALDDEGVLVERLPASAVVSNTPVALRAASRLARLVKAWRPDVVNGHGPVPGALEGAALAARLVNAPYVATYHAGLLKGGRPGLEAAARLLGATVEPWAFRAARRIVAVSPFVAANRLARYADKTTVIPPGVDLERFHPAPKPAEPTRLLYLGRLDPAYGWKGFHVLFEAFRRAHAADPRLTLTVAGGGPMVAGWRAKALALDLPVAFAGRVPDADLADLYRAHGALALPSLTDAESFGMVAAEAAACGLPVVASAVGGVPSLVEDGATGILVPPGDPGALAEALGDLARDPGRASDLGRRGAARVASRYGWRGISEATDLLFEEAIAASRRAPRGTRSPTRASRSGPSSPRGRRGSG from the coding sequence ATGAGGATCGTCCTCGCGACGCCCTGGTGGCCGCCCGAGGGGGGCGGCCTCGAGAACTACGCCCGCGGCATCGCTCGCGGTCTCGTCGCGCGCGGGCACGACGTGCGCGTCGTCGCCGCCACCCGGGAAGATCCCGATGCCTTGGACGACGAGGGCGTTCTCGTGGAGCGTCTTCCGGCCTCGGCCGTCGTGTCGAACACGCCCGTCGCTTTGCGCGCGGCCTCGCGGCTCGCGCGCCTCGTCAAGGCCTGGCGGCCGGACGTCGTGAACGGCCACGGGCCGGTTCCCGGGGCGCTCGAAGGCGCCGCCCTCGCCGCGCGCCTCGTGAACGCGCCGTACGTCGCGACGTACCACGCCGGCTTGCTCAAGGGCGGAAGGCCCGGCCTCGAGGCCGCGGCCCGCTTGCTCGGCGCGACCGTCGAGCCGTGGGCCTTCCGCGCCGCGCGCCGCATCGTCGCCGTGAGTCCCTTTGTCGCCGCGAACCGCCTCGCGCGGTACGCCGACAAGACGACCGTCATTCCCCCGGGCGTCGATCTCGAACGGTTCCATCCCGCGCCGAAGCCCGCCGAGCCCACGCGGCTGCTCTACCTCGGGCGGCTCGATCCGGCCTACGGCTGGAAGGGCTTCCACGTGCTCTTCGAGGCCTTCCGCCGGGCCCACGCCGCCGACCCGCGCCTCACGCTCACCGTGGCGGGCGGCGGTCCGATGGTGGCCGGATGGCGCGCGAAGGCGCTCGCCCTCGACCTGCCCGTCGCCTTCGCGGGTCGCGTGCCGGACGCCGACCTTGCCGACCTCTACCGCGCGCATGGAGCGCTCGCGCTTCCGAGCCTGACCGACGCCGAGTCGTTCGGCATGGTGGCCGCGGAGGCGGCCGCCTGTGGGCTTCCCGTCGTCGCGAGCGCCGTGGGCGGCGTGCCCTCGCTCGTCGAGGACGGGGCGACCGGGATCCTCGTCCCCCCGGGCGACCCCGGCGCGCTCGCAGAGGCCCTCGGCGACCTCGCGCGGGACCCCGGCCGGGCGTCGGACCTCGGGCGTCGGGGCGCGGCGCGCGTCGCTTCCCGTTACGGTTGGCGCGGCATCTCTGAGGCGACCGACCTCCTCTTCGAGGAGGCTATTGCAGCGTCCCGGCGCGCACCTCGAGGAACGCGCTCACCCACCCGGGCCAGTCGGTCGGGGCCGTCGTCGCCCCGAGGCCGGCGAGGCTCAGGTTGA
- a CDS encoding 30S ribosomal protein S7, with the protein MTDEQNPANPAPPADTDAPLEAAAEESLAPQRPVIVVPKFPVPPLFGKYAFDEVSVSDVSLAKYINLSPTLVLHTSARHANKAFGKQRIHVVERLINEMMKTETWTGKKASAYRAVKDAFAIIHERTKDNPIQVLVKALENAAPREEVTRLRYGGISVPKAVDVAPSRRLDVALRNITSGAVAASHKSKNPIAQCIADEILKAAKNDMNSFAVGKKEEVERVAKSAR; encoded by the coding sequence ATGACGGACGAGCAGAACCCCGCCAACCCCGCCCCGCCCGCCGACACGGACGCCCCGCTCGAGGCCGCCGCCGAGGAGTCCCTCGCGCCGCAGCGCCCGGTCATCGTCGTTCCGAAGTTCCCGGTCCCGCCGCTCTTCGGCAAGTACGCCTTCGACGAGGTGTCGGTCTCCGACGTCTCGCTCGCGAAGTACATCAACCTCAGCCCGACGCTCGTGCTCCACACGAGCGCGCGCCACGCGAACAAGGCCTTCGGCAAGCAGCGCATCCACGTCGTGGAGCGCCTCATCAACGAGATGATGAAGACCGAGACGTGGACGGGCAAGAAGGCCTCAGCCTACCGCGCCGTCAAGGACGCGTTCGCGATCATCCACGAGCGCACGAAGGACAACCCGATCCAGGTGCTCGTGAAGGCGCTCGAGAACGCGGCGCCCCGCGAAGAGGTCACCCGCCTGCGCTACGGCGGCATCTCGGTCCCCAAGGCCGTCGACGTCGCGCCCTCGCGCCGCCTCGACGTCGCGCTCCGCAACATCACGTCGGGCGCGGTCGCGGCGAGCCACAAGAGCAAGAACCCCATCGCGCAGTGCATCGCCGACGAGATCCTGAAGGCCGCGAAGAACGACATGAACTCGTTCGCCGTGGGCAAGAAGGAAGAAGTCGAACGCGTCGCCAAGTCGGCGCGCTGA
- a CDS encoding branched-chain amino acid transaminase has protein sequence MTVRTPAWALLDGELVLWERATLHASTHGFLYGTAVFEGVRAYKQESGGVAVFELAAHSDRLARNARMMGFAGAPDGTTLAGWTLDLLSALEAKEDHYIRPVVYVGEGGIGIHPTTQKTKTVIMATPMQKYFSKGVLAAKVSSWMRISGRAIPPMGKINGAYANSYLASKEAREAGFDEAILLNERGLVSEGSGENIWLVRDGELVTPGLDGDILDGITRRHVLDLARDLGLVVHERGVPRSELYAADEIFFSGTGVEISPVGRVDHVTIGNGEPGPVTRAIHDRFHASIRGLVPSYARKLTPVVPGRQTKKT, from the coding sequence ATGACGGTCCGCACGCCCGCGTGGGCGCTCCTCGACGGCGAGCTCGTCTTGTGGGAGCGCGCGACGCTCCACGCCTCCACGCACGGATTCCTCTACGGCACCGCCGTCTTCGAGGGCGTGCGCGCGTACAAGCAGGAATCGGGCGGCGTCGCCGTCTTCGAGCTCGCGGCCCACAGCGACCGCCTCGCGCGCAACGCCCGCATGATGGGCTTCGCGGGCGCCCCCGACGGGACGACGCTCGCGGGGTGGACGCTCGACCTCCTTTCCGCGCTCGAGGCGAAGGAGGACCATTACATCCGTCCCGTCGTCTATGTCGGCGAGGGCGGCATCGGCATCCACCCGACGACCCAGAAGACGAAAACCGTCATCATGGCGACGCCGATGCAGAAGTACTTCTCGAAAGGCGTCCTCGCGGCGAAGGTCTCGAGCTGGATGCGCATCAGCGGGCGCGCGATCCCCCCGATGGGCAAGATCAACGGCGCGTACGCGAACTCCTACCTCGCGAGCAAGGAGGCGCGCGAGGCGGGCTTCGACGAAGCGATCCTGCTCAACGAGCGCGGCCTCGTGAGCGAGGGCTCGGGCGAGAACATCTGGCTCGTGCGCGACGGCGAGCTCGTGACGCCGGGGCTCGACGGGGACATCCTCGACGGCATCACGCGGCGCCACGTCCTCGACCTCGCGCGCGACCTCGGCCTCGTCGTGCACGAGCGGGGCGTCCCGCGCTCGGAGCTCTACGCGGCGGACGAGATCTTCTTCAGCGGCACGGGCGTCGAGATCAGCCCCGTGGGCCGCGTCGACCACGTGACGATCGGAAACGGCGAGCCGGGCCCGGTCACGCGCGCGATCCACGACCGCTTCCACGCCTCGATCCGCGGCCTCGTCCCGAGCTACGCGCGAAAGCTCACGCCCGTCGTTCCCGGACGCCAAACGAAGAAGACGTAG
- a CDS encoding 30S ribosomal protein S12, which translates to MAKGLFAARKLQDDRQKFRWSDRYYKRRTLALKDKSDPLEGVPQARGIVIEKVGIEAKQPNSAIRKCVKIQLIKNGRQVTAFAPGDGAINFIDEHDEVMIEGIGGRMGRSYGDIPGVRFKVIQVNGVALTELVKGKKEKPMR; encoded by the coding sequence ATGGCAAAAGGTCTCTTCGCCGCCCGGAAGCTCCAGGACGACCGGCAGAAATTCCGCTGGTCGGACCGGTATTACAAGCGCCGCACGCTCGCCCTCAAGGACAAGTCGGACCCGCTCGAGGGTGTCCCGCAGGCGCGTGGCATCGTGATCGAGAAGGTCGGGATCGAGGCGAAGCAGCCCAACTCGGCCATCCGCAAGTGCGTCAAGATCCAGCTCATCAAGAACGGTCGACAGGTCACGGCGTTCGCGCCGGGCGACGGCGCGATCAACTTCATCGACGAGCACGACGAGGTCATGATCGAAGGCATCGGCGGCCGCATGGGCCGTTCGTACGGTGACATCCCGGGTGTCCGCTTCAAGGTCATCCAGGTGAACGGCGTCGCCCTCACGGAACTCGTGAAGGGCAAGAAGGAAAAGCCGATGAGGTGA
- a CDS encoding FG-GAP-like repeat-containing protein, with the protein MRPIVTVLLLAALVAAAVPPGTAAERPGPTGMGGALVERLLVTNAVANPLHPFMAFDTHQMNLHDLDGDGRMELISQNDNLRLYVLDVLDGRVLADLETMHWPGWAARDINGVAVGDVNANGKPDLVSVNSMGVVTVYEFAGRNPDGTFAFTKLWQRTPNPTELDANYTKRFPKADPWPGQPSADGAPYLAKAPGGGTIILLQTDGMPGQYALTGNNTYAWYNLSYDGNGGPIAQDLDGDGRVEAVFATDGGDVMAYDVATGDLRWSFSSKAHGSRPASIPVAPAVLDLKGDGTRVVVFAARQAVKGGAPDWHTKQHQTIYALKPDGSLLWKSSFPEANPLNYMQAAPFDANGDGTLDVIMIDWNTIGHNPGNWETTGRPSNLFALDGRNGKLLWRVGVDATWSNKNVAIADVNGDGAQEIVVEAQKFALDGLALHDPKTGEEKGWIPFPPGGWKASRGPIVADIAGDGYAQVVIPLMRGAEGCAGPKLDVGCREGAIMVYDTNVALDAAYSNNERFNHALDGPLFSGAGEKKTPAKAPVGTLIVRVVNATGAPIAGAKVVAKTPNGTMEATSDANGTARFAAKAGRATIEASREGFGAGGVEGAIVRDRETPIAVTLEERPQESVGGIPIPGPAAGLFIAIAAALAILRRKSR; encoded by the coding sequence TTGCGTCCCATCGTCACGGTCCTCCTTCTCGCCGCGCTCGTCGCCGCCGCCGTCCCGCCTGGGACCGCCGCCGAGCGTCCGGGCCCGACGGGCATGGGCGGCGCGCTCGTGGAGCGTCTCCTCGTGACGAACGCCGTCGCGAATCCCCTGCACCCCTTCATGGCGTTCGACACGCACCAGATGAACCTCCACGACCTCGACGGGGACGGGCGCATGGAGCTCATCTCCCAGAACGACAACCTGCGTCTCTACGTCCTCGACGTGCTCGACGGGCGCGTGCTCGCGGACCTGGAAACGATGCATTGGCCCGGCTGGGCCGCGCGCGACATCAACGGCGTCGCGGTGGGGGACGTGAACGCGAACGGGAAGCCCGACCTCGTGTCGGTGAACAGCATGGGCGTCGTCACCGTGTACGAGTTCGCGGGACGCAACCCGGACGGGACGTTCGCGTTCACGAAGCTCTGGCAGCGGACGCCGAACCCGACGGAGCTCGACGCGAACTACACCAAGCGCTTCCCGAAGGCGGACCCTTGGCCGGGCCAGCCTTCGGCGGACGGCGCGCCGTACCTCGCGAAGGCGCCAGGCGGCGGAACCATCATCCTGCTGCAGACCGACGGCATGCCGGGGCAGTACGCGCTCACGGGCAACAACACGTACGCATGGTACAATCTCTCGTACGACGGCAACGGCGGGCCGATCGCGCAGGACCTCGACGGCGACGGCCGCGTCGAGGCCGTGTTCGCCACGGACGGCGGCGACGTGATGGCCTACGACGTCGCCACCGGGGACCTCCGGTGGAGCTTCTCCTCGAAGGCCCACGGGTCCCGCCCCGCATCGATTCCGGTCGCGCCGGCGGTGCTCGATCTCAAGGGGGACGGCACGCGCGTCGTCGTCTTCGCGGCCCGCCAGGCCGTGAAGGGCGGCGCGCCCGATTGGCACACGAAGCAGCACCAGACGATCTACGCGCTCAAGCCCGACGGGTCGCTTCTCTGGAAGTCGAGCTTCCCCGAGGCGAACCCGCTGAACTACATGCAGGCGGCGCCCTTCGACGCGAACGGCGACGGCACGCTCGACGTGATCATGATCGACTGGAACACGATCGGCCACAATCCGGGCAACTGGGAGACGACGGGTCGCCCGTCGAACCTCTTCGCGCTCGACGGGCGGAACGGCAAGCTCCTGTGGCGCGTCGGCGTGGACGCGACGTGGAGCAACAAGAACGTCGCGATCGCGGACGTGAACGGAGACGGCGCGCAGGAGATCGTCGTCGAGGCGCAGAAGTTCGCGCTCGACGGCCTCGCGCTTCACGACCCGAAGACGGGCGAGGAGAAGGGCTGGATCCCGTTCCCGCCCGGCGGGTGGAAGGCGAGCCGCGGACCCATCGTCGCCGACATCGCGGGCGACGGGTACGCCCAGGTCGTCATCCCGCTCATGCGGGGCGCTGAGGGATGCGCGGGTCCGAAGCTCGACGTCGGGTGCCGCGAAGGCGCGATCATGGTGTACGACACGAACGTCGCGCTCGACGCGGCCTATTCGAACAACGAGCGCTTCAACCACGCCCTCGACGGCCCGCTCTTCTCGGGCGCGGGCGAGAAGAAGACCCCCGCGAAGGCGCCCGTCGGAACGCTGATCGTCCGCGTCGTGAACGCGACCGGAGCGCCGATCGCGGGCGCGAAGGTGGTGGCAAAGACCCCGAACGGAACGATGGAGGCAACGTCGGACGCGAACGGCACCGCGCGCTTCGCGGCAAAGGCCGGGCGCGCGACGATCGAGGCCTCTCGCGAAGGCTTCGGCGCCGGAGGGGTCGAGGGGGCCATCGTGCGCGATCGCGAGACGCCCATCGCGGTGACGCTCGAGGAGCGGCCCCAGGAATCGGTCGGCGGAATCCCGATCCCGGGGCCGGCCGCGGGGCTTTTCATCGCGATCGCGGCCGCGCTTGCCATCCTTCGCCGGAAATCGCGGTAG